Genomic DNA from Roseburia intestinalis L1-82:
CATCTTCGCAAGTTTGTGTTTCTCATGCCAGTCCACCAGATGTTCCACTTCGATCTCGTTGCTGTCCGCAAACAGCCGTATCTGCATCTTCCAGCTGCTCGCCTCTGTGCCAAGCACCACCTCAAACAATGCACATGCACCATCTGCCACCACCAGATGAAGCGGTTTTTTCACAGTGATCTCAAGCTCTTTCTCTTTGTAGTTCGGCAGAATATCCCATGCGTCATAAACACCCGGCAGATCCTGATAAATGTGCAGTTTGTGAAACGCACCATCCGTCCATTCACGGTCAAGATCCCTGTCATAAAAACTTTCCATGCTCCCGTCTTTCGCAAAACAGATTTTCGCATGCGCGGTTTCTACCCGGACCCGATACGGCTCATCTACATATTTGACTGTAATCCAGTCTGCCGGTCTTTCTGCCAGAAGCCGTGCCTTTTTCTCCATCTGCCCTGCATCCATGGTCTCAAACGGTGCCATCTGCGGGCACACAAATGCACCTTTTTTTCCTTTCCGCAGAACCGGTCCATCCTCCATCTCAACAAAGGTAACTTCCGTCCGCTCCTGCCCTAACGAGTTAAAATAGGTATCCCCTGTTCCAATCAGGGAATCCACACATTCCCTCACTTTTTTATAGTCCTCCATCGCATCCTCGTAGACCGGATGGATATGACTTCCCGGCAGGATATCATGGAACTGATTGACCAGAAACTTCTTATATATATCCCGCACCTGTTCTGCAGGATAAGTTTCTCCCGAAAGGCAGCGCAGGGACAATAACAGTTCTGCCTCGCGCAGGGCAAATTCCAGCTCCCGGTTCTCACGTTTCAGGTTGGATTTCGTTGTGAATGTCCCCCTGTGCATTTCCAGATATAATTCACCATCCCACACAGCAAGATTTTCATTTCCCTTTAAATTCTTTTCCAGAAAACTTGTGCCCCCGGTCTGCTCGGTCTTTGGCATGACAGACAGTTTGTCAAACCGGTGCATCAGTTCGATCATCTCCTCCGTAGCACCGCTGCCCCCATCGCCATATCCAAACATGGACAACGTCTGTCCGCCGCTCTCCTTATCCTGATATGCCTCCCAGTTCTCCTGGATCTGGCTTGGCATATTCCAGGTGATAAAGTGTGTTGGAGGAACACATGCATAGACATCTGTGCCATCGATCCCGCGCCATATAAAATTATTGTGCGGAAAACGGTTGGTATCGTTCCATGTGGACATTTTATTTGACACAAAATACTCCACTCCGCTCTTTTTCAAGATCTGCGGCAGTATCCAGCTGTTTCCAAAAACATCCGGCAGCCATGCATTATTGACAGTCTTACCGAACCGGCTGCGGAAATACATCTGTCCATACAGACACTGGCGGATCAGACTTTCCGCCGACGGGATATTGCAGTCCGGCTCAATATACATCGCCCCGACCGGTTCGAAATTGCCCGCCGCGATCTTTTCCTTTAATTCCTCAAACAGTTCCGGGTAATATTTTTCCAGAAGTTCATAGGTATACGCCTGTGTATGCGTGTAATGAAAATCCGGGTACCGGTCCATCAGCCGCATCTGAATCAGCACGGTGCGCGCATTCTTCTGTACCGCATGGATCCTGCGCCAGTAATAGGCAATATCAAGATGCGAATGCCCTACTAATGCCACATTGCCGCTGCCGCGGAAATCACCATTTTCATAGATATGTTTCTCTATGTAAGCAGATGCCGCGCGGATTCCCTCATTGACATATTCATACTTCTCCCGCTCCATGGATGGCGACTCCTGATTTTGTCCGATGCATTCCCTCAGTGTCTCAAAGTCAATCTCGTTTAAGGCATTATTTAATTCCTGATTTAAGAATTTTCTGTAATCTTCATTAAAATAGGTACTTTTTGAAACATCCAGAAGAAGCTGCAGATCATAAAAAAGGCTCAGTGCATCCTGATTTACTGTTGCAAGATATAATCCCTGAAATTCCTGTCTGCACCCCTTTAATTTCATGGAATCCGGATTTCGCTCATCATCCGGCTTTGAACGGTTGTACCCCTCCATCTCGATCAGGAGTTCCCCGCTGTCAATGTAAGGACTGAGCAGTACACGGTCACGGTTTGGATCCATGCCGCCCACATAAACCCCATTGACCTTTACAATGATCTCCGCCGCCGTCCACATGGAAAGCCACAGCTCTTTTCCCTGCATCTCTTTTGGCACGGTCACTTTTGCCTTAAAAAAAACCGTTCCGTCGGGCGTAAAATAAATATCGCCCTTTTTTAATCTGCGATAACCACCCGGATAATACTCATAAGTGTTCTCTCCCGTCTGTCTCGCATCCGTAATTTCAATATCTGTAATCTCATATTTACTTTCATATAAAAACCGTTTCAGCCATCCGGCTCGCAGATCCGTATACTCCTCCGGTCTCATGCTTCTGCGGACTACCTGTACAAATGCCATTGCCTCTTCCTCCTTAAATCGTATCCCAGAAAAACGGTTTTTTCCGTTCTGCAAAAACCGTGACGTCTATCCCAAGATCTCTTTTTATTTCTTCCTCGATCCAGCTCATACAGCGTGGTACGATCGCACACTTCGAACATTCCCCCTGCAGCCTGACATGTAAAACATTTCCATCAGTTCCGGTAAGATCAATAAAACCGCCATCCCCCTGCAATTTAGGGGCTATCACTTCATCCACATATTTTTTTAATCTCTCGTCCATTTTTATCCCTTTACTGCTCCTGCTGTCATACCATTGATAAAATATTTACTTGCAAAAATGTAAATGACCAGAATCGGAACGATCGCGATGGTCGCCCCGGCAAACATGATATTCCATGCTGCTGCACCATCGCCCGCATTCTTTAACATGGTCACCCCGACTGTCAGGGGACGCTTTGAGGCATCCGTCATTGTAAATACCAGCGGAAGGATATATTCGTTCCAGCCTCCGCGGAAAGACAATAGCGCCACGGTTGCAAGGATCGGCTTTAATACCGGAAGAATGATCTTATAAAATGTCTGGAAAAATGTGCATCCATCGATTTTTGCCGCCTCATCGAGTTCCTTCGGGACCGAATTCATATAGCCGCGGATCAGGAAAATATAAGTTGCCTGTGCAGTTCCCGCCGAGATGAACACAACGCTCCAGAGAGACGTATTCATATGGATTTTTACCGCCAGTTCAAACAGTGGACGCAGTGTTACCGATCCTACATTTACAAACATAAATGCCACAAACAGACCATAGATCAGTTCCTTGCCCCTGAAATTTTTACGGGCAAATACATATCCTGCCATGCTTGTGACAACTAAGGTCAGGATCATGACACTTAAAGCAAGGAATATACTGTTTCCTGTGTACACCGCAAAGTTTGCAGAATTCCACGCATCAATAAAATTCTGTACGATCCATTCAGATGGGAAAATATTGATCCCGCCTGTAAGTAATTCCTGGTTCTTCTTAAACGCCCCCAGCACTACATAAAAAATAGGGTACAGCGTCAGGAACGCCACAAACGACATGAGCAGAACTACCAGGAAACGGATGACCTTTGTGCCGGTAGAATATACTGCCGTGTCATTTTTCTTTCGCATTTTCATCTGTAAAACCTCCTTATACCACCTCATCAAGTTTTCTTGCAAAATACATATAAACAGCTGTCACGATACCAATGATCAGCGCAGCAACCAAGCTTAACACGGTCGCATAACCGATCTGTGGGTTTGTCCCGACATCTTTTCCAAAAATAAGCTGGTAAATATATAAAAACATGACCTGTGTACGGTTGTTCGGTCCGCCGTTTGTAAGTACCATGATTGACTCATAATCCTTAAATGCCCCGGTGATCGCCAGCATTAAAATAATTTTTAACATCGGGCTTAACATCGGCAGTGTGATCTTAAAAAATGTCTGAATTCCATTTGCCCCGTCGATTTTTGCCGACTCATATACGTCCTCCGAAATGCTCGACATTCCTGAGATAAAATAGATCATATAATTACCAAAACCTGCCCAGAGTGCAACAATCAGAACCGACCACATGGCGGTCTTTGCATCCCCTAACCAGTTAACATTCTGCCCTATCACGCCGATCGCCTTTAACACGCCGTTTAAAACGCCATTATACGCCGCAAAGATAAATCCGAATACCATACTTGACACTGCGGTAGAAATGATCGTCGGCATAAAATAGACCCCCCGGAAAAAGGAGCTGCCCCTTAATTTCTGGTTCAGAAAAACTGCCATAATCAGTGCCAGCGGAATGATAAATATAATTTTGAGCACCGCATATTCAAATGTGTGCAGCACACTCTGCCAGAACGTCGTATCGGTAAGCATACGCTCAAAATTGTGCATTCCGGTATACGTCGCCGTCAATCCATTGTACTCGTAACATACATATCGGAAAATCCAGCAAAACGGGTATACTGAGACTACCAGTAACATAATGACCGCCGGCAAAAGCATAAGACCTGCCGCAATATCTCCCTTGTTTTTTGCGCGTTTCAGCCGTTCCGCAAAACTAAGGTTCTTTTTTGTTTTTATCACTGTCGTATTATTTTTACTCATATGACTCTCCATTCCTGCGTGTGAAAAATCCCACTTTTCACACTGCCCTCCATTTTTATGCTGCCTGCATCCATATACTCCTGTCTTTCCATGGCGCTATCCTTCCATGGCAACGGGTCCATATGGATGCAGGCATCCTTTTCTTTCCTGCATCCATACCAGGACAGCGTTTTACTCTGTTTTATAGGTAACGGTTCCTGCTGACGGCTGAAGCGGATCATAGTTCTCAACAATGACACGTTTGCATGTTCCATTGGAAAGTCCGCTCTCAAGTGCTGCATTATAGCGTGTATTCAGATCTTCGATGGCTTCATCTGCACTGACATATCCAAGTACTACATTCCATAACACGGTCTTCCAGTCATCTCCCTCTACGCTGACTGCCGGTGTTGCCGGATAAACATCCTCGTAATCCTGAAGTTCAAAATCTGCAAGTCTGCCAATATTGCTTGTATCGACAATGTTGCTCATATAACCGGATAACGGAATGCTGTAACCACCCTCAAAATATCCCTTTAAGAAATCTTCACTTGAAAAATATTTGATGACTTCCCATGCTGCATCTTTATTTTCACAGGAACTTAGCATGACATATCCGCCGTTCGGTGAGCAGCTCAGCGCGCCTTTGACTTCACCGGTCAGAGTTGGCAGTTCTGCTACACCCCAGTCAAAGGAGCACGGGAACTGATCGGTAAATACACCTGCTTCCTGGGATGCATTTCCCCAGAGTGCAAATGCACCCTGTGCAAATAATGCACGGCTGTTATCTACGCCCTGATTTTCAGAGCCTGGAAGCACAGAACCATCTGCATAAAGTTTTGCCGCTTCCTCCACGATCTCTTTCCAGCTGCTAAAATCATATACGCCATTGGCATAATCATATCCGCCAGGAGTTGCGCCGCTCATCTCACCACATCCCTCTAACCATCTTGAAAACGGACTGGATGAAGTGAATGCGATCCCGTAAGTGGAATCATTGGTAGCTGCTTTGGCAAGCTCCACGAAATCTGATAATTTTGACGGTATCTCTGTTGCCCCGGCAGCATTTACCAGATCTTTGTTCCACTCAATCCTTGTTCCGGTACGGACACCGTTTGGAACCCAGTAGATATCATCCCCAA
This window encodes:
- a CDS encoding alpha-mannosidase; the protein is MAFVQVVRRSMRPEEYTDLRAGWLKRFLYESKYEITDIEITDARQTGENTYEYYPGGYRRLKKGDIYFTPDGTVFFKAKVTVPKEMQGKELWLSMWTAAEIIVKVNGVYVGGMDPNRDRVLLSPYIDSGELLIEMEGYNRSKPDDERNPDSMKLKGCRQEFQGLYLATVNQDALSLFYDLQLLLDVSKSTYFNEDYRKFLNQELNNALNEIDFETLRECIGQNQESPSMEREKYEYVNEGIRAASAYIEKHIYENGDFRGSGNVALVGHSHLDIAYYWRRIHAVQKNARTVLIQMRLMDRYPDFHYTHTQAYTYELLEKYYPELFEELKEKIAAGNFEPVGAMYIEPDCNIPSAESLIRQCLYGQMYFRSRFGKTVNNAWLPDVFGNSWILPQILKKSGVEYFVSNKMSTWNDTNRFPHNNFIWRGIDGTDVYACVPPTHFITWNMPSQIQENWEAYQDKESGGQTLSMFGYGDGGSGATEEMIELMHRFDKLSVMPKTEQTGGTSFLEKNLKGNENLAVWDGELYLEMHRGTFTTKSNLKRENRELEFALREAELLLSLRCLSGETYPAEQVRDIYKKFLVNQFHDILPGSHIHPVYEDAMEDYKKVRECVDSLIGTGDTYFNSLGQERTEVTFVEMEDGPVLRKGKKGAFVCPQMAPFETMDAGQMEKKARLLAERPADWITVKYVDEPYRVRVETAHAKICFAKDGSMESFYDRDLDREWTDGAFHKLHIYQDLPGVYDAWDILPNYKEKELEITVKKPLHLVVADGACALFEVVLGTEASSWKMQIRLFADSNEIEVEHLVDWHEKHKLAKMEFGMNLVSRELVCDTSAGFIRRETHKNTSWQQARFEVCMHKWCDMAESDGGIAILNDGKYGVGVDENHITLSLLRATIRPDITSDMGKHDFCYRIVPHAGNHLDAGINRRAFEFNVPLKKTALPQQFDGRIDAVIQKAAEKKTLYVQAVKMSEDEKNIIIRLSEQDGTRGKLVLPFAVQPVNLLEDSEGERTDVIVYHPFELVSFAIPVLPE
- a CDS encoding NifU family protein → MDERLKKYVDEVIAPKLQGDGGFIDLTGTDGNVLHVRLQGECSKCAIVPRCMSWIEEEIKRDLGIDVTVFAERKKPFFWDTI
- a CDS encoding carbohydrate ABC transporter permease, whose protein sequence is MKMRKKNDTAVYSTGTKVIRFLVVLLMSFVAFLTLYPIFYVVLGAFKKNQELLTGGINIFPSEWIVQNFIDAWNSANFAVYTGNSIFLALSVMILTLVVTSMAGYVFARKNFRGKELIYGLFVAFMFVNVGSVTLRPLFELAVKIHMNTSLWSVVFISAGTAQATYIFLIRGYMNSVPKELDEAAKIDGCTFFQTFYKIILPVLKPILATVALLSFRGGWNEYILPLVFTMTDASKRPLTVGVTMLKNAGDGAAAWNIMFAGATIAIVPILVIYIFASKYFINGMTAGAVKG
- a CDS encoding carbohydrate ABC transporter permease, encoding MSKNNTTVIKTKKNLSFAERLKRAKNKGDIAAGLMLLPAVIMLLVVSVYPFCWIFRYVCYEYNGLTATYTGMHNFERMLTDTTFWQSVLHTFEYAVLKIIFIIPLALIMAVFLNQKLRGSSFFRGVYFMPTIISTAVSSMVFGFIFAAYNGVLNGVLKAIGVIGQNVNWLGDAKTAMWSVLIVALWAGFGNYMIYFISGMSSISEDVYESAKIDGANGIQTFFKITLPMLSPMLKIILMLAITGAFKDYESIMVLTNGGPNNRTQVMFLYIYQLIFGKDVGTNPQIGYATVLSLVAALIIGIVTAVYMYFARKLDEVV
- a CDS encoding ABC transporter substrate-binding protein, which translates into the protein MKKKVISAMLAAAMIISVTGCGNNGGTESAKDTTASGTETAVSDTKKDGAATIEFWTNNRHDEAYMNEMIDSFNASHSDIQINYTILTDDWANSIQLAYQGGTAPDIISIQASDNMTLQTYVDAGIFYNIKDYIAGDEEFQKVTEAYDHKYEGLTSFGDDIYWVPNGVRTGTRIEWNKDLVNAAGATEIPSKLSDFVELAKAATNDSTYGIAFTSSSPFSRWLEGCGEMSGATPGGYDYANGVYDFSSWKEIVEEAAKLYADGSVLPGSENQGVDNSRALFAQGAFALWGNASQEAGVFTDQFPCSFDWGVAELPTLTGEVKGALSCSPNGGYVMLSSCENKDAAWEVIKYFSSEDFLKGYFEGGYSIPLSGYMSNIVDTSNIGRLADFELQDYEDVYPATPAVSVEGDDWKTVLWNVVLGYVSADEAIEDLNTRYNAALESGLSNGTCKRVIVENYDPLQPSAGTVTYKTE